The Paenibacillus macerans genome includes a window with the following:
- a CDS encoding ABC transporter permease, whose product MKTKSHPLLGIHSLIMMIFIYVPIAFIVAYSFNSSRLAADWSGFTFDWYVSLFDNRHVMEALSNSLTVAVVSTIVSTLLGTLAALAMRKVGRRTKAGMGGLLYMPIIVPDIIMGLSLLVLFTQLHMPLGKITIMIAHITFSLSYVYVVVSTRLSGMSSQLEEAAQDLGAGTWQTFRHVTLPQILPGIVSGALIAFTLSLDDFMVSFFVSGPNSTTLPIYIYGQVKRGISPEINALCTILILVTVTLIFLAQFVLNRGKGQKKQSVLPF is encoded by the coding sequence ATGAAGACGAAAAGCCATCCGCTGCTGGGCATCCATTCCCTGATCATGATGATTTTCATTTATGTGCCGATCGCGTTTATCGTCGCCTATTCGTTCAACAGCTCGAGGCTGGCCGCGGATTGGAGCGGGTTTACGTTCGATTGGTACGTGTCCTTGTTCGACAACCGGCATGTGATGGAGGCGCTTAGCAACAGTTTGACCGTAGCGGTCGTTTCCACGATCGTTTCTACGCTGCTGGGCACTTTGGCCGCGCTGGCCATGCGCAAGGTCGGCAGAAGGACCAAGGCCGGTATGGGCGGGCTGCTGTATATGCCGATTATCGTCCCGGATATTATTATGGGTTTGTCCTTGCTGGTGCTGTTTACTCAGCTTCATATGCCGCTGGGCAAAATAACGATTATGATCGCACACATCACGTTCAGCTTGTCATATGTTTATGTGGTCGTCTCGACCCGGCTGTCCGGTATGAGCAGCCAACTGGAAGAAGCCGCCCAGGATTTGGGCGCCGGGACCTGGCAGACGTTTCGTCACGTGACCCTGCCGCAAATTTTGCCCGGCATTGTCTCCGGGGCGTTGATCGCTTTTACGCTGTCGCTGGACGACTTTATGGTTAGCTTTTTTGTCAGCGGACCAAATTCGACAACGTTGCCGATTTATATCTACGGCCAGGTGAAACGGGGTATTTCCCCGGAAATTAACGCGCTTTGTACGATTTTGATCCTGGTCACGGTAACGCTGATCTTCTTGGCTCAATTTGTGCTGAACCGCGGCAAGGGGCAAAAGAAACAGTCGGTGTTGCCGTTTTAG
- a CDS encoding ABC transporter ATP-binding protein → MIELAAVEKHFAGQVVVHPLSLTIKEGEFLTLLGPSGCGKTTILRMIAGFEHPTSGKILLDGTDLTNLPPNRRDLNLVFQHYALFPHMTVEENIAFGLKMKKMPAKQQKERIQEAVEMTQLTALVKRYPHQLSGGQQQRVAIARAIANKPRVLLLDEPLGALDLQLRKSLQAELKQLQRSLGITFVYVTHDQEEAMMMSDRIVIMNSGRVEQIGTPREIYASPATLFSATFVGENNIFSLDGRLFAVRPEKLRTVCGSGMASAKRTGEVQDVLYLGSVHKLIVQLDNEPMTVSIVLDAADDHPYQVGEQIGVDWKPEDEVIIGS, encoded by the coding sequence ATGATTGAACTGGCTGCGGTGGAAAAACACTTTGCGGGTCAGGTTGTCGTGCATCCGCTATCGCTCACCATAAAGGAAGGGGAATTCCTGACCTTGCTGGGCCCGAGCGGCTGCGGCAAGACGACGATTTTGCGCATGATAGCGGGTTTTGAACATCCGACGTCGGGGAAAATCCTGCTGGATGGGACCGATCTGACGAATCTGCCTCCCAACCGCCGGGATTTGAACCTTGTGTTCCAGCATTATGCTTTGTTCCCGCATATGACGGTTGAGGAGAATATCGCGTTTGGTCTGAAAATGAAAAAAATGCCGGCAAAACAGCAGAAGGAACGCATTCAAGAGGCGGTGGAGATGACCCAGTTGACCGCACTCGTCAAGCGTTACCCGCACCAGCTGTCCGGCGGGCAGCAGCAGCGCGTGGCAATCGCCCGGGCGATCGCCAACAAGCCGCGCGTGTTGCTGCTGGACGAGCCGCTTGGAGCGCTGGATCTGCAGTTGCGCAAAAGCCTGCAGGCCGAGCTGAAGCAGCTGCAGCGCAGCTTGGGCATCACGTTCGTATATGTAACGCACGACCAGGAGGAAGCGATGATGATGTCCGACCGGATCGTCATCATGAACAGCGGCCGGGTGGAGCAAATCGGTACGCCGCGCGAAATTTACGCTTCCCCGGCGACGCTGTTTTCGGCCACTTTTGTTGGCGAGAACAATATTTTTTCGCTGGACGGACGGCTGTTTGCGGTGCGGCCGGAGAAACTCCGGACCGTCTGCGGCAGCGGCATGGCCAGCGCCAAAAGAACCGGCGAAGTGCAGGATGTACTTTATTTGGGGAGCGTTCATAAATTGATCGTCCAGCTGGATAACGAGCCGATGACCGTTTCAATCGTGCTGGACGCGGCGGATGACCATCCGTATCAAGTCGGCGAGCAAATCGGGGTGGATTGGAAGCCGGAGGACGAGGTGATCATCGGGTCATGA
- a CDS encoding ABC transporter substrate-binding protein: protein MKKMKWAGLLLAVTMMVGLLAGCGGGSSKETLNIYSWADNFDEEALAQFEKEYNVKINYDVFANNEDLLAKIKAGGGGYDLIQPSDYMVATMIKQDLLAPLDMANIPNFANVADAYKNPSYDPGNKYSIVYTSGVTGIAYNKKYVKDEIDSWEDLWNPEYAGKVILLDDNREVIGMALKKLGYSNSSTNETEITAAVDELKKLLPSVLAFDTDNIKQKMIQEEGWIATVWSGDASYIAKDNPDVAYVVPKEGGTIWSDNYAIPKDSQHKELAEKFINFMLDPEVSAKNYEAIGYSDPNTKTAEFHSQEYMNDKMINLTSDELSRTEWLGDVGDKLQVYDRYWTELKSGRE, encoded by the coding sequence TTGAAAAAAATGAAATGGGCCGGCTTGCTGCTGGCGGTAACGATGATGGTGGGGCTGCTGGCTGGTTGCGGCGGCGGCTCGTCCAAGGAGACGCTGAACATTTACAGCTGGGCGGACAACTTCGATGAGGAAGCGCTGGCGCAATTCGAGAAGGAATACAACGTGAAGATCAATTACGACGTGTTCGCCAACAACGAGGACCTGCTGGCCAAGATCAAAGCCGGCGGGGGCGGCTATGATTTGATTCAGCCTTCCGACTATATGGTGGCCACGATGATCAAACAAGATCTGCTGGCTCCGCTGGACATGGCCAATATTCCGAATTTCGCAAACGTAGCTGACGCTTATAAAAATCCATCATACGACCCCGGGAATAAATACTCGATCGTGTATACTTCCGGCGTAACGGGGATCGCCTACAATAAGAAGTATGTGAAAGACGAAATCGACAGCTGGGAAGACCTGTGGAACCCCGAATACGCGGGCAAGGTGATCCTGCTGGACGACAACCGTGAAGTCATCGGCATGGCGCTGAAAAAGCTCGGTTACTCCAACAGCTCGACCAATGAAACGGAAATCACCGCGGCTGTCGACGAGTTGAAAAAACTGCTGCCGAGTGTGTTAGCCTTCGACACCGACAACATCAAGCAAAAGATGATTCAGGAAGAGGGCTGGATCGCGACGGTATGGTCCGGGGACGCTTCCTACATTGCCAAGGATAATCCGGATGTCGCTTATGTGGTGCCGAAGGAAGGCGGTACGATCTGGTCGGACAACTACGCGATTCCGAAGGACTCCCAGCACAAAGAGCTGGCTGAGAAATTCATCAATTTCATGCTGGATCCGGAAGTCAGCGCGAAAAACTACGAAGCGATCGGCTACAGCGACCCGAACACGAAAACGGCGGAATTCCATAGCCAGGAATATATGAACGACAAAATGATCAATTTGACCAGCGATGAGCTGTCCCGCACCGAGTGGCTCGGCGATGTGGGTGACAAGCTGCAGGTTTACGACCGCTACTGGACGGAATTGAAGAGCGGCCGCGAGTAA
- a CDS encoding carbohydrate ABC transporter permease, which translates to MKASLFAKKNSAAGGNLFHYVLLLAVSVVMMTPFVWMVSTSLKQPADVFVFPPQLIPSPVRWANYADVLETIPFHLFYGNSVYIALLVTAGTVLFSSMAGYSFARIPFWGRSLVFLLLLSTMMIPNEVIAIPMFLFMRELGWINTHLPLIILPVFGAGGVFGVFVMRQFFLGIPKELEEAAMIDGCSRLRIYSTIMLPLAKPAIATLVIFTFLTSWNDFFDPLIFINDRKLMTLPLALSLFTDESGTSWHLLMSASVMATLPLLIVFFFAQKQFIEGVSMTGLKE; encoded by the coding sequence ATGAAAGCTAGTCTATTCGCCAAAAAAAATAGCGCGGCAGGCGGGAACCTGTTCCATTATGTGCTGCTGCTCGCCGTGTCGGTGGTGATGATGACCCCGTTTGTCTGGATGGTTTCCACTTCGCTCAAGCAGCCGGCCGACGTGTTTGTATTTCCGCCGCAGCTGATACCGTCGCCGGTACGCTGGGCGAATTATGCCGATGTGCTGGAGACGATCCCGTTTCATCTGTTTTACGGCAACAGCGTGTATATCGCCCTTCTGGTCACGGCGGGAACCGTGCTTTTCTCCTCCATGGCCGGATATTCTTTCGCCCGGATTCCTTTTTGGGGGAGAAGCCTGGTGTTTCTGCTGCTGCTCAGCACGATGATGATTCCGAACGAGGTCATCGCCATTCCGATGTTTCTGTTTATGCGGGAGCTGGGATGGATCAATACGCATTTGCCGTTGATTATTTTGCCTGTGTTTGGCGCGGGCGGCGTGTTTGGGGTGTTTGTGATGCGCCAGTTTTTTCTAGGGATTCCGAAGGAGCTGGAGGAGGCGGCGATGATTGACGGCTGCTCGCGGCTGCGGATTTATTCTACGATCATGCTGCCCTTGGCGAAACCCGCGATCGCCACACTGGTCATTTTCACGTTTTTGACGAGCTGGAACGATTTTTTTGATCCGCTGATCTTTATCAACGACCGCAAGCTGATGACCTTGCCGCTGGCATTATCGCTGTTTACCGACGAGTCGGGGACGTCGTGGCATCTGCTGATGAGCGCTTCGGTCATGGCGACCTTGCCGCTGCTGATCGTGTTCTTTTTCGCGCAGAAGCAGTTTATCGAAGGAGTGTCGATGACGGGGCTGAAGGAATAG
- a CDS encoding ABC transporter permease encodes MKKSSLSLLPVLLWLSLFLVVPMLIVVGISFMGRDSLGNVVLDFKFDAYAMFFDPLYLGIYWDTIVLSVLTTVFCLLLSYPLAYYIANAGPRMQTWGLVLITVPFWINFLIRTYAWVLLLRTQGVVNELLLDFGLIAEPLQMLYTRGAVLLGMVYTFIPFMVLPIYVALEQMDKKLLEAASDLGASRWRAFWHITLPQTKSGIMTGSVLVYVSTTGMFVVTDILGGAKSAMISNIIQSQFLGARNWPFGSALSVIFVITSLILIGLFNRAMTSRYQTVREVRS; translated from the coding sequence ATGAAAAAATCGAGCCTGAGCCTGCTCCCGGTTCTACTGTGGCTGAGTTTGTTTCTGGTGGTTCCGATGCTGATCGTCGTAGGCATTTCCTTCATGGGCCGCGACAGTTTGGGCAATGTGGTGCTGGACTTCAAATTCGACGCCTACGCCATGTTTTTCGATCCGCTTTATTTGGGGATTTATTGGGATACGATCGTTTTGTCCGTCCTGACGACCGTCTTCTGCCTGCTGCTCAGTTACCCGTTGGCTTATTATATTGCGAACGCCGGTCCGCGCATGCAAACCTGGGGACTGGTGCTGATTACGGTGCCTTTTTGGATCAATTTCCTGATCCGCACTTACGCCTGGGTGCTGCTGCTTCGTACCCAAGGGGTTGTCAATGAACTGCTGCTGGACTTCGGTTTGATCGCCGAACCGCTGCAGATGCTATATACGCGGGGCGCGGTGCTGCTCGGCATGGTATACACGTTTATTCCGTTTATGGTGTTGCCGATCTACGTTGCCCTGGAGCAGATGGATAAGAAGCTGCTTGAGGCCGCCAGTGATTTGGGCGCTTCGCGTTGGCGGGCGTTTTGGCATATTACGCTGCCGCAGACGAAATCGGGGATTATGACCGGATCGGTGCTGGTTTATGTGTCGACGACCGGCATGTTCGTCGTCACGGACATCCTGGGCGGCGCGAAGTCGGCGATGATCAGCAACATCATTCAAAGTCAGTTCCTCGGGGCGCGCAACTGGCCGTTCGGCTCGGCGCTGTCGGTGATCTTCGTCATCACCTCGCTGATTCTGATCGGACTGTTTAACCGGGCGATGACCTCAAGGTACCAGACCGTGCGGGAGGTGCGCTCATGA
- the uxaC gene encoding glucuronate isomerase, translating to MAKTFLGKNFLLNSDTAKELYHQYAKELPIIDYHCHLSPQEIYENKKFRNITEAWLGGDHYKWRVMRACGVDEELITGGAGDYDKFLAWAKVVPQLLGNPLYHWTHLELQRFFGIDELLNERTAPAIWERVNALLQGEGFGARDLIKKSKVTVVCTTDDPADSLEYHFKIKELEDFDTKVLPSFRPDKFLEINRDTFKPWLSKLEAAGKAVDSYGALLEALRERIEFFHQAGGRVSDHALDTMEYQETTLREVEAIFDKALKKGSVTPAEERKYKSYTMRFLGREYAERGWAMQLHIHALRNTNSAMLKRLGPDTGYDAINDGPVAAALAGLLNALERDGALPKTILYSLNPNDYPALASITGCFQSGGVPGKIQFGTAWWFNDNKDGMIEQMKTLANLGVLGQFIGMLTDSRSFLSYTRHEYFRRLLCDVLGDWVERGEAPKDFELLSTMVTDICHDNAKRYFAFPE from the coding sequence ATGGCCAAAACGTTTCTGGGGAAAAATTTTTTGCTGAACAGCGATACGGCGAAGGAGTTGTATCATCAATATGCCAAGGAGCTGCCGATCATCGACTATCACTGCCATCTGAGCCCGCAGGAGATTTACGAGAACAAGAAATTCCGCAACATTACCGAGGCCTGGCTGGGCGGCGACCATTACAAGTGGCGGGTGATGCGCGCCTGCGGCGTTGACGAGGAACTGATCACCGGCGGGGCGGGCGACTACGACAAGTTCCTGGCATGGGCGAAAGTGGTGCCGCAGTTGCTCGGAAATCCGCTGTACCATTGGACGCATCTGGAGCTGCAGCGGTTTTTCGGCATCGACGAGCTGCTGAACGAACGGACGGCGCCGGCGATTTGGGAGCGGGTCAATGCCCTGCTGCAGGGCGAAGGGTTTGGCGCGCGGGATCTGATCAAGAAATCGAAGGTCACCGTCGTATGCACCACCGACGACCCGGCGGATTCGCTGGAATATCATTTCAAAATCAAAGAGCTGGAGGATTTCGACACGAAGGTGCTGCCAAGCTTCCGGCCGGATAAATTTTTGGAGATCAACCGCGATACGTTCAAACCTTGGCTAAGCAAGCTGGAGGCGGCGGGCAAAGCGGTGGACAGTTATGGCGCGCTGCTGGAGGCTCTGCGGGAGCGGATTGAATTTTTCCATCAAGCTGGGGGCCGGGTGTCCGACCATGCGCTGGATACGATGGAATACCAGGAGACGACGCTGCGGGAAGTGGAGGCGATTTTCGACAAGGCGCTCAAGAAAGGCAGCGTCACCCCGGCGGAGGAGCGGAAGTACAAGTCCTACACGATGCGTTTCCTAGGTAGGGAGTACGCCGAGCGTGGCTGGGCGATGCAACTGCACATCCATGCGCTGCGCAACACGAACAGCGCGATGCTCAAACGCCTCGGACCGGACACCGGCTACGACGCGATCAATGACGGTCCCGTCGCCGCCGCGCTGGCCGGCTTGCTGAACGCACTGGAACGTGACGGGGCGCTGCCGAAGACGATTTTGTACTCGCTGAACCCAAACGATTATCCGGCGCTCGCCAGCATTACGGGCTGCTTCCAAAGCGGCGGCGTCCCGGGTAAAATCCAGTTCGGCACCGCCTGGTGGTTCAACGACAACAAGGACGGGATGATCGAGCAAATGAAGACGCTCGCCAATCTCGGCGTGCTGGGGCAGTTCATCGGCATGCTGACCGATTCGCGCAGCTTCCTGTCCTATACGCGGCATGAGTACTTCCGCCGTTTGCTCTGCGATGTACTCGGCGATTGGGTGGAGCGGGGCGAAGCGCCGAAGGATTTCGAGCTGCTCAGCACCATGGTGACCGATATTTGTCACGATAACGCCAAACGGTATTTTGCGTTTCCGGAGTAG
- a CDS encoding carbohydrate ABC transporter permease, whose product MTTLETIKPARPGRPFGRKERKAGSLNRGDNLTGWLFVLPMVLGFVLLLFVPLIMALYMSFTDWPLLGEANFIGFENYRAVAGDAEFWRVLGNTLYFAAGLVPLNIILALLLALPLSKNIRGAGFFRTLIFIPVMTSLVVWSIVWKYMFATDSGFINQLLSMIGITGPAWLYDTRLAMPVVIVTSLLKNVGLNMVLFIAALQQVPAQLYEAARIDGAGRMRIFFRITVPMITPTIFLTMMMTIIGSLKVFGQIYVMTQGGPSGSTKVLVYTIWERAFKLFEFGYASALAYVLFVITLLLTLVQWQMRKRWVLNES is encoded by the coding sequence ATGACGACACTTGAAACGATAAAACCGGCAAGGCCCGGCCGTCCGTTCGGAAGGAAGGAGAGGAAGGCCGGTTCCTTAAACCGGGGGGACAATTTAACGGGCTGGCTGTTTGTGCTGCCGATGGTGCTGGGGTTCGTCCTGCTACTGTTTGTCCCGTTAATTATGGCGCTTTATATGAGCTTTACCGATTGGCCGTTGTTGGGCGAGGCTAACTTCATCGGGTTCGAGAACTACCGCGCTGTCGCGGGGGACGCGGAATTTTGGCGGGTGCTGGGCAATACGCTTTACTTTGCCGCCGGGCTTGTTCCGCTGAACATTATTTTGGCCTTGCTGCTTGCGCTTCCGCTATCGAAAAATATTCGCGGGGCGGGCTTTTTCCGGACCTTGATCTTTATTCCGGTCATGACCTCGCTGGTGGTCTGGTCGATTGTCTGGAAATATATGTTTGCCACGGATTCCGGGTTCATTAACCAACTGCTGAGTATGATCGGCATTACCGGACCGGCCTGGCTGTACGATACCCGGCTTGCCATGCCCGTGGTCATTGTGACCAGTCTGCTGAAAAATGTCGGTCTGAACATGGTGCTGTTCATTGCCGCGCTGCAGCAGGTTCCGGCCCAGCTCTACGAGGCCGCCAGGATCGACGGGGCCGGGAGAATGCGGATCTTTTTCCGGATTACCGTGCCGATGATTACGCCGACGATTTTTTTGACCATGATGATGACGATTATCGGTTCGCTGAAGGTGTTCGGACAAATCTATGTGATGACGCAAGGAGGACCGTCCGGCAGCACCAAGGTGCTGGTCTATACGATTTGGGAAAGAGCCTTTAAGCTGTTCGAATTCGGATATGCTTCGGCGCTGGCTTATGTGCTGTTTGTCATCACCCTGCTGCTTACGCTGGTACAATGGCAGATGAGAAAAAGGTGGGTTCTGAATGAAAGCTAG
- a CDS encoding response regulator transcription factor: MIKLMLVEDEDIIRKGIRDLIGRAAPDFEVVCEAAHGKEALAYLERNVVDAIITDIRMREMDGLQMVEKLRAAGHRMPIVIVSGYGDFVYAKKALQFGIADYLLKPIDRKDFAAVLDKIRLTLNPSNGDAGGAGPESEPGGGPSSSEGRRIIRKLKTYIAEHPDGDLRLQTLAGMVHLNPSYLSQLFKQEEGGNLSDYIAETRIRRACKLLETTKLKVYDIARLSGYQSPKHFMLVFKQHTGMTPGTYREQKGM, from the coding sequence ATGATCAAGCTTATGCTGGTGGAGGACGAGGATATTATCCGTAAAGGAATTCGCGATTTGATCGGCCGCGCGGCCCCCGATTTTGAGGTCGTATGCGAAGCCGCTCACGGGAAGGAGGCACTTGCTTACCTGGAACGCAATGTAGTGGATGCAATCATTACGGATATCCGGATGCGGGAAATGGACGGGCTGCAGATGGTGGAAAAGCTGCGGGCCGCGGGTCATAGGATGCCGATCGTCATTGTCAGCGGCTACGGAGATTTTGTTTATGCGAAAAAGGCGCTGCAATTCGGGATCGCCGATTATCTGTTGAAGCCCATAGACCGTAAGGATTTTGCGGCTGTTTTGGACAAGATTCGGCTAACCTTGAATCCTTCAAATGGAGATGCGGGTGGAGCCGGGCCCGAAAGCGAGCCGGGCGGAGGGCCGTCAAGCAGCGAGGGGCGCAGGATTATCCGCAAGCTGAAGACTTATATCGCCGAACATCCCGACGGCGATTTGCGCCTGCAGACGTTAGCGGGTATGGTGCACCTTAATCCCTCTTATCTTAGCCAGCTTTTTAAGCAAGAGGAAGGCGGGAATTTGTCCGATTATATCGCCGAAACGCGCATCCGGCGCGCTTGCAAACTGCTGGAGACAACGAAACTTAAGGTTTACGACATTGCCCGTTTATCGGGATATCAGAGCCCGAAGCATTTTATGCTAGTGTTTAAACAGCATACCGGAATGACGCCCGGAACCTATCGGGAACAGAAAGGAATGTAA
- a CDS encoding FAD-dependent oxidoreductase: MDSRTRMMEADVVVTGAGPAGIAAAIAAGRQGASVILIERYGFVGGMSTAAGVYPWMTFHTQRGERVIGGIAQEIVERLMERGGSPGHLRDTVGFVHTLTPYHPEIYKVLAVDMLREAGVKLVSHSFVDEVEREGEHIRSVTLTGKSGRIKVSGAMFVDASGDADVAYLAGAPTLQGREGDGLSQPMTMKFRMRGVDVEAIRKAMLADRENFYHKTPFAELEMGSIPLTGVSGFYKEWKAGGVPINRDQVLFFIGPEKDEVLINCTRVQGLSATDVEELTLAEEEGRKQVLMMAEFLQARVPGFAKASISSVAPQIGIRESRRIDGLYRLTMEDVVAGRHFEDGIAKSGYPVDLHDPSGKGVMAAAIENDASYSIPYRCLVARGPVNLLAAGRCISTTHEALATTRLTPSCMATGEAAGTAATLACKAGIAAAEVDTSQLREMLQAQGAIV, translated from the coding sequence ATGGATAGCAGGACTCGGATGATGGAAGCGGACGTAGTGGTTACCGGAGCGGGACCGGCGGGGATTGCCGCCGCCATCGCTGCCGGCAGGCAGGGGGCCAGCGTCATCCTGATCGAACGGTACGGGTTCGTCGGCGGGATGTCTACGGCCGCCGGGGTTTATCCTTGGATGACCTTCCACACGCAGCGCGGGGAACGGGTCATCGGCGGCATCGCCCAGGAGATCGTGGAACGCCTGATGGAGCGCGGCGGCTCGCCCGGCCATCTGCGCGATACCGTTGGCTTCGTGCACACGTTGACGCCGTACCATCCAGAGATATATAAGGTGCTGGCCGTTGATATGCTGCGCGAAGCGGGGGTGAAGCTCGTCTCGCATAGTTTTGTCGACGAGGTGGAGCGTGAGGGCGAACATATCCGGTCCGTGACCCTTACCGGAAAATCGGGGCGGATCAAGGTGAGCGGTGCGATGTTCGTCGACGCGTCCGGAGACGCGGACGTCGCTTATCTGGCGGGGGCGCCGACGCTTCAGGGGCGCGAGGGCGACGGGCTGTCGCAGCCGATGACGATGAAGTTCCGGATGCGGGGCGTTGACGTGGAGGCGATTCGGAAGGCGATGCTGGCCGATCGCGAAAATTTTTACCACAAGACGCCGTTTGCCGAGCTGGAGATGGGAAGTATTCCGCTCACGGGGGTTTCCGGCTTTTATAAGGAGTGGAAGGCTGGCGGGGTGCCGATCAACCGCGATCAGGTCCTGTTTTTCATCGGACCGGAGAAGGACGAGGTGCTGATCAACTGCACGCGGGTTCAAGGCTTAAGCGCAACCGATGTCGAGGAACTGACCTTGGCGGAGGAGGAAGGGCGCAAGCAGGTGCTGATGATGGCGGAATTTTTGCAAGCGCGGGTGCCTGGGTTCGCCAAGGCCTCTATTTCTTCGGTCGCGCCCCAGATCGGCATCCGAGAGTCGCGCCGGATCGACGGTCTGTACCGGTTGACGATGGAGGACGTGGTGGCGGGACGGCATTTTGAAGACGGTATTGCGAAGAGCGGTTATCCGGTCGACTTGCATGATCCGTCAGGCAAGGGGGTCATGGCGGCTGCCATCGAAAATGACGCTTCCTACAGCATTCCTTACCGCTGCCTCGTGGCGCGAGGTCCGGTGAATCTGCTCGCGGCGGGACGCTGCATATCCACCACGCACGAAGCGCTGGCGACCACGCGCTTGACGCCAAGTTGCATGGCTACGGGAGAAGCGGCGGGTACGGCGGCGACTCTAGCTTGCAAAGCGGGGATCGCCGCGGCGGAAGTGGATACATCGCAGCTCCGGGAGATGCTGCAGGCCCAAGGGGCAATTGTGTAA
- a CDS encoding ABC transporter substrate-binding protein — MKKWLTGLLTLTLGVALIGCAGQKQPNNTAEEAGSAGGEKVLLKFATWGNPAQLELYKGLTDAFTQQHPNIEVQIDTIPFADYQQKMSVLAAGRELPDIAWVSERMVPQFMANDILADVSDIVQDEAFDSADIIPSTLELFRQDGKLYGLPFSTPPSVVFYNEDLFKQAGLSTPNELAEKGEWTWEKFEEAAKAIKTSAASPNVYGANFFRDWKTWIILASYSWSNGSGPFNPEMTEYTWNDQYGVETLEMLKRMMFTDGSHPKAGEQVNFESGQIGMIFDNYSFVSKAREIQNFQWSIAPMPAGSKGSVPMMGQAGYVLFKDGKHPEEAKELLKFLAGKEGVQKTSAFFVPPRQSVLNSEEFLNVEGNPDAGHIKQAVIDEMPKAVVQPGHIRWQNIDTEILTGFDALFAGRSEPQQIQDEVKSKVDALLSK; from the coding sequence ATGAAAAAATGGTTGACCGGATTGTTGACATTGACACTTGGGGTGGCGCTGATCGGCTGCGCCGGACAAAAACAGCCGAATAACACGGCTGAAGAGGCTGGAAGCGCCGGCGGCGAGAAGGTCCTGCTCAAATTCGCGACTTGGGGAAATCCGGCGCAGCTCGAGCTGTACAAAGGGTTGACCGACGCGTTTACGCAGCAGCATCCGAATATTGAGGTGCAAATCGACACGATCCCGTTTGCGGACTACCAGCAAAAAATGTCCGTGCTGGCGGCAGGCCGGGAGCTGCCCGACATTGCCTGGGTATCGGAGCGGATGGTGCCGCAATTTATGGCTAACGACATTCTGGCCGATGTCTCGGATATCGTTCAGGATGAGGCTTTTGACAGCGCTGACATTATCCCTTCGACGCTTGAACTGTTCCGTCAGGACGGCAAGCTGTACGGGTTGCCGTTTTCCACTCCGCCCAGCGTGGTGTTCTATAACGAAGATTTGTTTAAGCAAGCGGGCTTAAGTACGCCAAACGAGCTTGCGGAAAAAGGAGAATGGACGTGGGAAAAGTTCGAAGAAGCCGCAAAAGCGATCAAGACGAGCGCTGCTTCGCCGAACGTTTACGGGGCTAACTTTTTCCGCGACTGGAAGACATGGATTATCCTCGCTTCGTATTCCTGGTCCAACGGAAGCGGGCCGTTTAATCCGGAGATGACGGAATACACCTGGAACGACCAATACGGGGTTGAAACCCTGGAGATGCTGAAGCGCATGATGTTCACGGACGGTTCGCATCCGAAGGCGGGAGAGCAGGTTAATTTCGAGTCCGGGCAAATCGGCATGATTTTCGACAACTACAGCTTTGTGTCCAAGGCCAGAGAGATTCAAAATTTCCAATGGAGCATCGCGCCGATGCCGGCGGGCTCCAAAGGCAGCGTTCCGATGATGGGTCAGGCCGGCTACGTGCTGTTTAAAGACGGAAAACATCCGGAGGAAGCCAAGGAGCTGCTGAAATTCCTGGCCGGCAAAGAGGGCGTGCAGAAGACTTCGGCTTTCTTCGTGCCGCCGCGCCAATCGGTGCTGAATTCGGAGGAGTTCCTGAACGTGGAGGGCAATCCGGACGCCGGGCACATCAAGCAGGCGGTCATCGACGAAATGCCTAAAGCGGTCGTGCAGCCGGGGCATATCCGCTGGCAAAACATCGACACGGAGATTTTGACGGGCTTTGACGCGCTGTTTGCCGGGCGGAGCGAACCGCAGCAAATTCAGGATGAGGTAAAAAGCAAGGTGGATGCCCTGCTGAGCAAATAG